A segment of the Halogeometricum sp. S3BR5-2 genome:
CGCGGCGAGTGAACCCCGTCACTCACCGGAACGCGGCAGTACACTCATATGACAAATCGTGCACGTGGGAATACGGCTCCGCGATGGAGTCCGTCCACTGGTTCGACGGGGAATCGAGGCGCTCTCCGCGCGGTCGTCGACCGTCGGGGATTTAGTACGGCGTTCGGATGCCGACCCCGTTCGAGAGGCTCCACGTGAACCGGCGCTCCGACGGGTCGACGAACGACAGTTCGCAGGCGCCGACAAGCGGGACGACGCCGGGATGGAATCCCTCCCAGCGCGACCGGTACGTCTCGCGTTCGACGTTCGACTCGTACGAGCCGTCGGGCACCGTCACCGCGCCGCCCGCCGCGCGGACTCGGCCACCGTCGGTCGAGAGCGAACGGCCCGCGGAGAGGTGGTCGTCGGCCTCCGCTTCGATCTCCTGTTCGAGCCACGTGAACGCCGGTTCCTCGGTGTAGTAGCCCCACGGGTCGACCTCGTAGCGCTTCCCGAGGAGGCGACCGGCGCTCCACAGACGGAGGCGGTACCGCTCGTCCGCGAGGCGGTGGACGAGCAGCGCCGCGTCCTGAACTGCGAGCCGTCGGCTCGGAGTGATTTCCATCCGGCGCGCGCGGGCGCCGAGAAATCGAACCGGGAGCGAATCCGGGTCCGACCACGGAATCGCGGCCGCACCGTACTCCGCTCGCATTCGATTCCGGTACGCGTCGAACCGATCCGGCGGGACGAAGACGTCGTCGTCGGGCGAGGAGAGGTCGACCGTGTCGGTCGAGCCCCCGCCGAGTTTCGTGCGGACGAAGCCGCCGTTCAGGCAACCAGCCGTCGTCGCCACCGACCCGACCGCGGCCGTCGCGCCGACCCGTCGGAGGAAGTTGCGTCTGGAGGGCACGTGTCGCAGTAGTGACAGTCAGCCGTATAGCTTTTCTCCGCGAAGGGGGCCGTTTCGCGGCGAGGAGAACGCTCGATTCGGAAGTACTCGCGGAGAATATATCGGAAGTCGGGTCGCATTAGTGCCACACGCGAGACTCGGGATACATATCCGAAATCAACAATCGCACTTCACCGGCAGACACACGAATAACGAGAATATAATCGCCCATCGAATGAAAGAAGACAGTGGTTGATTTTCTACCAATCGAATATAGAAACAAATAGATATGATATCAAAATATCGTCCACGACCGACGCCCGAAGAGACACCGAACGGCGGTCGGTCGGGGACGGACCGTCGGGGTCGCGGGCGGGCGTGGCCGTATCCGAGCGTCCGCGCAACCGACCGCCCGCGCTCCGAGCGAGGGGGCTTTTTGCCCGCGGTGCCGAACGGACGGGTCGACGACCGCAGACATCTCCCATGAAGGACTTTCCGACGACACCGACCGCCGCGGACGCGCCCGCCGAGACGTTCGAGCGGGGCCACCTCTGGTTGCTCGAACTCGTCGATGCCCCCGGGTTTCGGTTTCAACTCGACGACACCGGGACCCTCCGCTTCGGCGACGAGACGCGGGTCTACGACGACCCCGCCGACGTCCCCGCGCCGTACCAGCACGCCGTCCGACACGTCCGGGAGAACCTCGACCGCGAGGCGCTTCGGAACGCCGTCGCCGACGCCGGGGAGGTGGTGTTCTTCGGGTGGTCGACGCAGCGCCGGTCCACCGAGTACGACTGGGAGCGTCTCCCCTCGTTCCTCGGCGTCGACGTCTGGTCGGCGTCGGCCGACGGGTTCCGGCCGCCCGACACCGCCGAGAAGATATTCGAGCGCCTCGGTCTGCACCCCGTGAACGCGCTCGAACGGGAGCGACACACGCGCGATTTCGACCCCGACTCGTACGCCGTCCCGCGGTCGGCGTGGTACGACGGACCGGCGAAGGGGGTCCTGATCCGGAACAAACGCGGCGGGCGCGCCCGAGTGCTGCACCCGGAGTTCCGCGAGCGAGACCCGGACCCCGTCGACGTCTCGGCCGAGGCGTTCGCGCGGGAATGCGCGACGCGACGGCGGTTCGAGCGAGTCGCGGACGGAATCGAGGCGATGGGGTGGACCGTGACGGCGGACGTGTTGTACGACCGAGTGCTCGAAGGCGTACTGCGCGAGGAACACCGACGGCTCGAACACCGCGAGAGCGACGTGGATACGGCGGCGTTCCGGTCGGAAATCGCCGCGCTGACGCGGGCGTTCGTCGCGGCGAGCGAGGAGTGACTCCGGGCGCCGACCGGAGCGTCGATGGGGCCGACTGCGGTGCGCGCGCGGCCGCGACGGCGGCCCGCACGTCGAACGGCCACGTCACTTCGAATCGCCCGATACGGAGTTTTCTCAGTTGAGTCTGTGATTAATTATTAGTTTAATTTCATCAAGTATCATCCACTTTTAACCGTGGGGCATGTGAACTCCTGGCTCGGTATGGACCGGAAAGGCAACACGGACGGCGGGACCGAACGGGTATCACGGCGACGGTTTCTGACCACCGCGGGCGCGACCGGTGTCGCGATGGGAATAGCGGGCTGTTCGGGCGGAAGCGGCGGCGGCGCGACGACGGGAGGCGGCGGGACGGCGAACTCCGAACCGGTAAAGTTCGTCTCCAACAACAACTCCCCGAAGTTCAAAGAGATGCTGAACGGGTTCGCCGACCAGTTCGAAGAGGAGCGGGGAATTCCCGTCGACATCGAGTTCACCGAGATCGGCGGCGACTACGGCCGCCGGGTCGCGCAGTTGATACAGGGCGGGAACCCGCCGGACATCATCAACGCCGAGCAGTTCCGCATCGGCGCGTACGCGGTGCAGGGTATCCTCCGTTCGGTCGGGGACGTGATCAGCGCGGTCGAAGAGCAGGAAGAGGAGATACCGGACAACTTCAAGTTCAGCTACGAGGGCGAACCGCGACTCGTGCCGGCGGTGGCGTCGGTGACGAACAACTGGTACCGCTCGGACATCTACGAGGAACTCGGCGCGCCCGAACCGACCACGTGGGAGAAGGAGCGCGAGGCCGCGCGAACGATCACGGAGGCCGACAACGACCTCCTCGGACTCGGGTACACGACGTCCGCGACGGTGTACGGGTCGTATCACGCGTGGTGTCGGCTCTGGGGCAACGACGCCCAAGTGGCGCGGCGGTCCGACGGAACCGTCCAGGTCGCGCTCGATTCGGGGAGCAACCGCGAGCGGGTGCGGGAGGTCTTGGAGTACACGAAGGAGATGACCGAGTACTCCCCCACCGCCACGAACTGGGACTGGGGGGAGATATACGAGTCCTACACCGGTGGAACGACCGCGACGGCCGTCTACTCGGGCGGCCGCCCGAAGACGCAGTCCATCGCGCAGGACCGGCCGTGGGCGGAGTCGACCAAACGGGTCTCGAACCCGTACAACGCCTCGAACCGGGACGCGCCGATGGGCAACTCCGCGGCGACCGGCTACGCCTTGGTTCAGGGCTCCGCCAACCCCGAGGGCGCCAAGGAGTTCGTCCAGTACATGGTGACCGGCGAGCGACTCGTCGAGTACGCGCGGGCGCTCCGGTTCCACAACATCCCCATCTACGAGAGCTGGTACGAACCGGGCTCGCGGTACCGGGAGGGCTGGGACTACCTCAACGACAACTTCACCGAGGAGACGATTCAGGGCGAACGCGACGCGCTCTTCGGGGGCAACTCGCAGCCGTTCACGGCTGAGACGGACCCGCCGAACCCCTACGCCGCCCCCGCGTTCACGTCGTTCCAACTCGGGCAGATGTTCTACGACGTCACGCAGGGTAACGCGTCCGTCGAGCAGGCCATAGACAACGCGGCAGAGGAACTCCGCAGCAGCACCGGGATGGAGTGAGACGAGGGATGTCTTCGGCAACTGACTACGTCAGCTCGCTCGTCCCGCGCAGGTGGACTCGCACCACGAACAGCTACCTCGGCGACCTCTTCGAGAACGAGTACGCCCTGCTGGTCGTCTGTCTCGGACCGGCGCTCGCGCTGTTCTTCCTGGTCGCCATCCTCCCGATGGCGTGGGCGTTCAACCTCAGCCTCTACGAGGTGTCGACGCTGAATCCGGTCTGGACCTGGGTCGGTCCCGGCCGGTTCGTCGATATCCTGACCTCCAGCGGGTTCCAGAACGCGTTCGTCAGGAGCCTCATCTTCGGGTTCGGCTCCGTCGCCATTCAACTCGTCCTCGGCGTCGGACTGGCGCTGCTCGTCAACAAGGACTTCCGAGGGGACGTGCTGGCGCGAGCGCTCGCGCTCCTGCCCTACATGGTTCCCGCGGTCGTCATCGGGATGGTCGGCCAGTTCATGCTCAACGCGCAGTACGGCATCGTCAACCTCGCGCTCCTCCGGGTCGGGATTCTCGACCAGCCGGTCGCGTTTCTCGGGCTTCCCGAGACGGCGATGGCGACCATCATGGTCGTCGCCTCCTGGAAGTTCGCCGTGTTCGTCACGCTGCTGACGCTCGCGCGCCTGCAGTCGATTCCGGACCACTTCTACGAGGGCGCGACCATGTGCGGGGCGAACGCGTGGCAGAAGTTCCGGGACGTGACGCTGCCCCGCATCCAGAACGTCATCCTCATCGCGGCGCTGCTCCGGACGCTCTGGATGTTCAATAAGTTCGACATCATCTACATCATGACCCGCGGCGGTCCCGGACAGACCACCACGACGATACCGCTGCTCGCCTACGAGATCGCGTTCAACCAGTACGAACTCGGTCAGGCGGCGGCCATCGCGGCGCTGATGTTCGTGTTCCTCGCCCTCTGGTCGGTGCTGTACTTCCGGGTCGCACGGCCCGAAGAGGAGGTGCGCGTCGCGTGACGCAGATCGTCGGCACCTACCTCAGTTACGGGCAGGCGGCTCGCATCAAATCGATCTCCTACCAGATCGTCGTCTGGGCGACGCTTCTCACCCTGATGGTGCCGATCATCTGGCTCGTCATCGGCGCGTTCAGCGGACTGGAAGCGCTCCTGTCCGGAAACATCTCTCGCATCTTCTCCAGTATCACCTTAGATCCGATTCGACAGGTGTTCTTCGCGTCGAACTTCTTCACCTACTACCGAAACAGCCTGGTCGTCGCCGCCGGCGTCGTCGTCTTCACCGTCGTCGCGTCGACGCTCGCCGGGTACGGACTGACGCGCGTCCAGTTCCGCGGGAAGAAGTGGCTCGCGCGGCTGATCCTCTTCGGATACATGTTCCCGCCGCTGCTGCTGTCGCTTCCGATGTACCAGATCTGGCGGGAACTGGGGCTGCTCAACTCCCTGTTCGGACTCGTCATCGCCGAGGCGTCCGTCCCGCTTCCCTTCGGCATCTGGACGATGTGGCTGTTCTTCCAGACCGTCCCGCTCGACTACGAGGAGTCGGTCTGGATGGCCGGCGGGTCGCGCTGGCACTCGTTCAAGGACGTCGCGCTCCCGCAGGCGGCGCCGGGGATGATTGCGGTCGGAATCTTCGCGTTTCAGTCCGCCTGGAACAACTACACCTATCCGAAGGTGCTCATCTCCGAAGACGCGCTCCGCCCCCTCACGACCGGCATCACTCAGTACGCCGTCCAGAACTACGTGTTCTGGAATCAGGTGATGGCCATCGCGTTCACCATCGTCATCCCGGCGTTCCTGATGGTGTACTTCCTGCAGAAGTACCTGCTCGAAGGCTACAAAGCAACCGCCTAACAGGACTGACCTACTATGACAAACATACAAGTAGAAAATCTCCGGAAGGAGTTTAGCGGCGAATCGGGCACAATCACAGCGGTCGACGACGTGTCGTTCACCGTCGAGGACGGCGAGTTCGTCTGCATCGTCGGGCCGTCCGGGTGCGGGAAGACGACGCTACTCCGCTGTATCGCCGGGTTGGAGACGCCCACGAGCGGGAGCATCCAACTGGGCGGCGAAGAGGTCGCCAACGTTCCGCCGCAGCACCGGAACCTCGCGTTCGTGTTTCAGGATATCACCCTCTATCCGCACATGAAGGTGTGGCAGAACATCTCGTACCCGCTCAAGCTGAGCGGTCACTCGAAGGACGAGCGGTACGAGCAGGCGCGAGAGGTGGCCGAGACGATTCAGATCGGCGAGCTACTGGACAAGTATCCGGGCGACCTCTCGGGCGGCCAACAGCAGCGAGTCGCCATCGGCCGGTCGATTATCCGCTCCCCGCGGGCGTACCTCCTCGACGAACCGATGAGCGACCTCGACGCGAAGCTGAAAAAGGAGATGCGGGTCGAACTCCAGCAGATCCAGCGGGAGGTCGGGGGGACGATGACGTACGTCACCCACGACCAGGAGGAGGCGATGACGCTCTCGGACCGGATGCTCGTCATGGACGACGGGGAGATACAGCAGTACGGCTCCCCGCACACGGTGTATCACGAACCGAACAACGCGTTCGTCGCGCAGTTCATCGGGTCGCCCGAGATCAACCTCCTGTCGGCGACCTGTCCGAACGGGGACGCCCGGACCGTGAAAGTAGACGAGAGCGGATGGAGGATCGGAACCGGAATCGACGAAGAAGTCCCCGAAGAGGTGATGGTCGGGTTCCGCCCGCGGCACACGACCGTCCACCGGGACGGTTCGGGGGAACTCGAAGGCGAGATATCCCTCGTTGAGTCGGTCGGCGACGAGGGAATCGTCTACGTCGACAGCGACGTCGGAGAGCTCCGGAGCGTGGTCGAAATCGAGGATAACCCGGTCAGAGAGGGAGAGACCGTCGGAATCGACGTCGAGCGAACGTACCTCTTCGACCGGGAGGACGGAACGCTGGTGACGCACGACGCCGACCTCCAATCGCGAAGCGAGACGCGAGTCACCTCGTAGCGTCGGGTCCGCGCCCCGTCGGCGGTTCTTTTCTCGACGGTCGGTTCGCCTCGCAGGGAAACGGAAGGGACGCCGACGCGAGCGGTTCGACTCGGCGAGGGCGGCGCCAGCGCGGGCGTTCGTCGAACGAGAGACGAACGGCGGAAACGCGGCGAAGCGAGCGTTACCGAGGAGATACCCACCATCGTCTTCGCCGTTATCGCCCGCGTATCGGGGGCGATAGCGGACTCCACGGCGGCGAGCGCCGTCGAGAGCGGTACCGTACCGATAACCGCGTATCGGCGTCCTGCGGCGGGCGGAGCCGCGAGTGACGAGGTCCTTAGTGGCCGGTTTCGGTCCCGTCAGCCGAGTCCTATCGAACTGTCGCAGCGACGAGAAAGAACTTCTGTTGGCTCTATCGGCCGTTATATCCCCCGAGAAGCCACCTAACAGACGTATAACTATCCTTCAAAACTGGTGAATATACCGGGTAAGAACCAATCCATGAGACGACTACGAGCGAACGGTTCCGGGGGAGACCCGTCGGGGCCGACAGCCACGCGGCGTACGGTGCTGAAAGCCATCGGAGTCGGGGCGGGACTGGCGGGGTTCGGCGCTTCGACCGGTGTGGCCGCCGAGACGGAGGAGCCCTGGTCGGTCGTCGCCCTGCCCGACACGCAGTTCTACGCCGAGGATATGGCGAAGTATCCCGGTGAGATGACGCAGTGGATCGCCGACAATCACGCCGAAGACAAGGAGAACATCGCCTTCGTGAGCCACGTCGGCGACATCGTCGAGAACGCCGACATCGTCGCCGAGTGGGAGCACATGGACGAAGCCATGTCGACGCTCGACGGCGTCGTTCCTTACTCGACGCTCCCCGGCAACCACGACTGGGAGGTGAACATGGAACGGAGTTCGTCGATCGCGAACTACAAGGAGTACTTCGGCGCGTCGAGATACGAACGGAAAGAGTATTTCGGGGGCGCGGGCCCCACGAACGGCGACCCGAACCGCGACGACCTCAACACCTATCAGCTGTTCTCCGCGGGCGGATACGACTTCCTCCACCTCGCTTTAGAGTGGGAACCGCCGGGAAGCGTCGACGACCCGTCGACGCCGCTCGGGTGGGCTCAGCAGGTGCTCGACGAGTACCCCGACCGAGCGACCATCCTCACCACGCACTCGTACCTCCGCGACAACCCCACGGCTCGACTCGATAGAGTTCAAGAGAAGAAGGACGCAGACGGGAACAGAGACGGAAACTCGGGTCAGACGGTGTGGGAAGAACTCGTCGCACCGAACTCGCAGGTGTTCATGGTGCTCTGCGGCCACTGGTACAAGTACTACGCCGAGGCCGACCAGGTCTCGACGAACGAGGCCGGCGAGGAGGTGTACGAGATGCTGGCGAACTACCAAGCGCGGGAGGACGCTGGTCACGGACTGCTCCGT
Coding sequences within it:
- a CDS encoding carbohydrate ABC transporter permease; this encodes MTQIVGTYLSYGQAARIKSISYQIVVWATLLTLMVPIIWLVIGAFSGLEALLSGNISRIFSSITLDPIRQVFFASNFFTYYRNSLVVAAGVVVFTVVASTLAGYGLTRVQFRGKKWLARLILFGYMFPPLLLSLPMYQIWRELGLLNSLFGLVIAEASVPLPFGIWTMWLFFQTVPLDYEESVWMAGGSRWHSFKDVALPQAAPGMIAVGIFAFQSAWNNYTYPKVLISEDALRPLTTGITQYAVQNYVFWNQVMAIAFTIVIPAFLMVYFLQKYLLEGYKATA
- a CDS encoding DNRLRE domain-containing protein; this translates as MRRLRANGSGGDPSGPTATRRTVLKAIGVGAGLAGFGASTGVAAETEEPWSVVALPDTQFYAEDMAKYPGEMTQWIADNHAEDKENIAFVSHVGDIVENADIVAEWEHMDEAMSTLDGVVPYSTLPGNHDWEVNMERSSSIANYKEYFGASRYERKEYFGGAGPTNGDPNRDDLNTYQLFSAGGYDFLHLALEWEPPGSVDDPSTPLGWAQQVLDEYPDRATILTTHSYLRDNPTARLDRVQEKKDADGNRDGNSGQTVWEELVAPNSQVFMVLCGHWYKYYAEADQVSTNEAGEEVYEMLANYQAREDAGHGLLRQIKFQPGGSESEGVPDRIQMHTFSPSTGEVETDEDSDFGFDLDFDARFGGESETVPEASFQQGVDGYGGTVDTTLYESDPMTAYGDSETMVVDTREPQDSENAAQALLRFDDVVGDADGQIPPGSTVDSATLTLECVNDGDGAALHRMRTGWDDGDTWDSVGGGVRTDDSDAASTPDAETGAVDAGTVPVDVTQSVQAWVDGDRNLGWVFEPAGGDGCDFETAESGNPPRLTVRYTASDGTGGGPVTGDADGDGDVDEEDVEAIQRSVAGEDVDIDSEAADVDGDGDVDIGDAIGARNISEENQ
- a CDS encoding carbohydrate ABC transporter permease — its product is MSSATDYVSSLVPRRWTRTTNSYLGDLFENEYALLVVCLGPALALFFLVAILPMAWAFNLSLYEVSTLNPVWTWVGPGRFVDILTSSGFQNAFVRSLIFGFGSVAIQLVLGVGLALLVNKDFRGDVLARALALLPYMVPAVVIGMVGQFMLNAQYGIVNLALLRVGILDQPVAFLGLPETAMATIMVVASWKFAVFVTLLTLARLQSIPDHFYEGATMCGANAWQKFRDVTLPRIQNVILIAALLRTLWMFNKFDIIYIMTRGGPGQTTTTIPLLAYEIAFNQYELGQAAAIAALMFVFLALWSVLYFRVARPEEEVRVA
- a CDS encoding ABC transporter substrate-binding protein codes for the protein MDRKGNTDGGTERVSRRRFLTTAGATGVAMGIAGCSGGSGGGATTGGGGTANSEPVKFVSNNNSPKFKEMLNGFADQFEEERGIPVDIEFTEIGGDYGRRVAQLIQGGNPPDIINAEQFRIGAYAVQGILRSVGDVISAVEEQEEEIPDNFKFSYEGEPRLVPAVASVTNNWYRSDIYEELGAPEPTTWEKEREAARTITEADNDLLGLGYTTSATVYGSYHAWCRLWGNDAQVARRSDGTVQVALDSGSNRERVREVLEYTKEMTEYSPTATNWDWGEIYESYTGGTTATAVYSGGRPKTQSIAQDRPWAESTKRVSNPYNASNRDAPMGNSAATGYALVQGSANPEGAKEFVQYMVTGERLVEYARALRFHNIPIYESWYEPGSRYREGWDYLNDNFTEETIQGERDALFGGNSQPFTAETDPPNPYAAPAFTSFQLGQMFYDVTQGNASVEQAIDNAAEELRSSTGME
- a CDS encoding twin-arginine translocation signal domain-containing protein codes for the protein MPSRRNFLRRVGATAAVGSVATTAGCLNGGFVRTKLGGGSTDTVDLSSPDDDVFVPPDRFDAYRNRMRAEYGAAAIPWSDPDSLPVRFLGARARRMEITPSRRLAVQDAALLVHRLADERYRLRLWSAGRLLGKRYEVDPWGYYTEEPAFTWLEQEIEAEADDHLSAGRSLSTDGGRVRAAGGAVTVPDGSYESNVERETYRSRWEGFHPGVVPLVGACELSFVDPSERRFTWSLSNGVGIRTPY
- a CDS encoding ABC transporter ATP-binding protein produces the protein MTNIQVENLRKEFSGESGTITAVDDVSFTVEDGEFVCIVGPSGCGKTTLLRCIAGLETPTSGSIQLGGEEVANVPPQHRNLAFVFQDITLYPHMKVWQNISYPLKLSGHSKDERYEQAREVAETIQIGELLDKYPGDLSGGQQQRVAIGRSIIRSPRAYLLDEPMSDLDAKLKKEMRVELQQIQREVGGTMTYVTHDQEEAMTLSDRMLVMDDGEIQQYGSPHTVYHEPNNAFVAQFIGSPEINLLSATCPNGDARTVKVDESGWRIGTGIDEEVPEEVMVGFRPRHTTVHRDGSGELEGEISLVESVGDEGIVYVDSDVGELRSVVEIEDNPVREGETVGIDVERTYLFDREDGTLVTHDADLQSRSETRVTS